A single region of the Mugil cephalus isolate CIBA_MC_2020 chromosome 4, CIBA_Mcephalus_1.1, whole genome shotgun sequence genome encodes:
- the tusc2b gene encoding tumor suppressor 2, mitochondrial calcium regulator b, translated as MGGSGSKSKGFWPFSGSGSGDDPTKDGNGQTLTRVRSFPGATPFVFTRRSSMFFDEDGDLAHEFYEETIVTKNGRKKAKLKRIHKNLTAQGIIKLDHPCIHVDFPVVLCEASLNV; from the exons atGGGGGGTAGCGGCTCCAAATCCAAAGGATTTTGGCCTTTTTCTGGCTCAGGTAGTGGTGACGATCCAACCAAAGACGGAAACGGGCAGACACTGACAAGAGTTCGAAGCTTCCCAGGTGCAACACCTTTCGTGTTTACCAGACGAAG CTCTATGTTCTTTGATGAAGATGGTGACTTGGCCCATGAGTTCTACGAAGAGACAATTGTGACAAAAAATGGACGGAAAAAAGCCAAGCTGAAAAGGATTCACAAAAACTTAACAGCTCAG GGAATAATAAAGCTGGACCACCCGTGCATCCATGTAGATTTCCCAGTTGTCCTCTGTGAAGCCTCACTGAATGTCTGA